A window of Acidobacteriota bacterium contains these coding sequences:
- a CDS encoding IS110 family transposase, which produces MKFYTKQHQYYCGIDLHARTMYLCILDQEGNILVNKNMKTDP; this is translated from the coding sequence ATGAAATTTTACACCAAACAGCATCAATATTACTGCGGTATCGATCTCCATGCAAGAACTATGTATCTCTGCATTCTTGATCAAGAAGGAAACATTCTCGTCAACAAGAACATGAAAACAGATCCTA